A window of Salvia splendens isolate huo1 chromosome 8, SspV2, whole genome shotgun sequence genomic DNA:
GCACCAAAAATGCCCCCAAGGCATGAATGACATTTTGGGACTTGCATATCTAGGTACtagatttgatattttctttatctttctctccagtactaaatatgatattttcttgtaGTTTGAGTaactaaaatgatattattctctttacttttttcaatcactttatgtcatatcttctttctctctttcttaaaaattttaggaagtaaaaaactaaaataaaaaaatacactatgaaattcttaaatatggaataaaatttaaaattataaatttaattatcaaaataaaatttttagctaaatataatttgattatggttcaataattttttaaatattaaatattatgattaattgaaaattaagaatttagttttagttaaaaaattaatttttaatattaaaaaataatcaaatcgcaatcaaaatgaaattttgctacaaattatttttataattaaatttataattttgatttttataattaatatatttaagaatttcatactattttttatttttattttttacttcctAAAATTTTAGAGAAAGAGCGAGAAAGAAGATATgacataaagtgattgaaaaagtgcagtgaataatatcattttagatactcaaatgataataaaacatcatatttagtactagagagaaagataaaaaaaatatcaaatctagtacctagatatgaaagtccaaaaatgaccttcatgccttgggggcattttttgtgcaaaattgtgatgcatagtgaaaaagtataaaaaatgtgattataccttagttcagggacaactcacaatatttttaaagtttggGTATCATTTACGTGCAAAACGCGTAGTTCAGGGACTatttgcgtagttcactctatttATTAAAATGATTTTCTAGAAAGTTCGAGAGAAATGAAAGGTCGGAAAGGTGAGATGATTTCTTTCAATATGAATATTCTGGAAGTATTGGAATAAATACAAATAAAGATAAGagaatacattaaaaaaaatctagagAATTGGACATCTTAATAAACAGCTAGCCATTCTCTCATTTTTTAGGGTGGCTTCGGTCCCTTCATCTTATAGCATATCAAGGTCTCAAGTATATGATTTGACTAATATATATGGGAATATATTAATCAgtttaaattacaaaatttatgCTCTGCAAAAATTGGTAAACTAAAAGTAATTATAGAAGTAGTATATTTTAAGTTAgttcttaattttttaattaggtctatataattgtatatataatattatgtgCTAATCGATGATACAGTATGTGATCTGTATATGTGGCTTATGACGTGAAATATGTGATGATATTAAGAGAGTAGGAGTTTAATCTGTTAAACTGATATGACCTGGTGTAAAAGTTTGCTGATGCATTATCGTAGATTATTATTTGAAATAAGTATACTTGACTGTGCTTACGCCCCGTGCTTGAGTGTAttctgtgggtacaattggcaagCTATAGGACAacagcgctgcattatctgtgatcactcgtcttctggataaccgaagcgaggatcgttTACTAATTGTTATCTGATCTATCTGATATGCACCCCATGGGTGAGTGGTCTGTAcggagtcctctcgaggacaaaaTCCGCATTTACATCTGATTCtatttctgatctggtccgtgATCCTAGTTTGTAACTAAGCACTTAAGAAGGCTATACGTGTTTGATATGTGAAAAATTATATGCTTACATAAAAAGGATCTTATGTGATGCTAAATGATATATTCTGATGCAAGAAGGGTGTGTCTGACATTGTCTGATATGATTCGACATTGTATGATATAAATTGATGTTTGACATTAGCTGTTGAtaattgagattatctactgaggtattatgaaattatatgaAATAAGGTGTTAAAAGTTGTTAGATGCTATAATGTTATCTTGTGAAATTAGTCATATGTTAAAATAATATGGCTATGTGAAGGTGTCTTGGTAGATGaattaaatcataaaataagCTACAAATTGATTTGTAATTTGctataatttatagtactaaaaTTGTGGCATTTTCTATTCGGTCTATCATCGGACGAGTAGGGGATGTTACAGCTAAAATAGGCTAGTGGACTGACAACTGTTTTAACACAACATATATACTAACCATGCAATGAAAAGATAATGTTTGTTTAGGCATAGGTGGTCATGGGACTGGAATGTGATTTGGATCTGACGACATGGCCTTGAACCAAGTTGTTGGCATATACATCATTGGTAAAGAATGGATGATTAAGAGCAGCATTTGTTGTGATCCTTTCCGTTGGATCTTGCTTGAGCAAGTTCTGGAAAAcaaaacaaccaacaaaataGATGGAAAATTGAGTGCATAGCCATCCAGAAAGTAGAACATGTCTATCACTTTTTCCTCAAATTGCTCCTTAGGGAGAAGGAAATCTTCATCAACAAATGGAAAATATCCAAGTATCCTCTCAGCAAATATGCATCCTACGGGCCACATGTCCACTACATATGTAACCTCACTGCGTTGCTCCTTGAACTCGGGTGCTACATAGCTTGTCTACACCTGCATGTGTTAAAATTACATATGTAATGCAAttctaaaatattttatatcaaaAAACATAAACAAGACTATTACCATGTTAGCCCAAGCATAACTTGAGTAAACGGGCTCCTATCACTGTATCTTGATTTCTCGATTTTACTAGAATGTTTGCGGGTCTTAAGTCGCAATGTACCACTGAGTTAGCATGGAGGCTACTGAAGTAGCTAGAAAGAGCGTGTGCACTTTGATATATCTTAATCCACTcggtccagaggattcactagatcacagggtctaggagatcatggATCTGTCAGAATTCGGTTGTTGGACACACTTTTCTTGCTTAAAAACCCAACCCactatactattggctagtatagggaagtaaaaGATCGATCCCACGAGAACGGATGTGTTAGCATGCATTAAGAGGCTTTTGGGAGAGTTTGGCTGTTGCCACGCAACAAGTGGGTTGAGAAATTAAACTATTAGACTTAGGAAATCAAAAGCAGGTTACTCCATCTACTAGACCGAAGAAACAGAAAGAGAACGTAAGCATGCATGGGTAACAGAAAGGATGATTTAACTAAAGAAACGCAACGACTAAGCTACTTGACCGGGTAAGTTGGCTTCCTAAAATGGCTAACAAAGCGTGAATATGCAAtggggaccattttcccgaAAATCCGAAAAGATAAATCTTAACATAATAACCATAAAACTTCAATATTAACGAGGCACGTAGTCGAGATAGCGCTCCCGGGACATCTTGCACGTTCACGAGCGTCCAATTCTCGGTGCTGCTGTAGTTGGACTAACTCCCTCGTCCTCCACTTGTCATCTGGAGTCATCATCTGCTTCCAGTTCTTCCGTGGCTTCTTCCTGTTCTCGTTCTCCTATTAACAATATTAAAATAGGACGACCCATTTCGATAGTATTGAAGTGAGTTTTGTTATTGACATATATTTCTGTCGCTATTTATATAGATGAGAACAATATATTAGACACACATATAATTGGATGATATGTGATCTCCATAATATTCAGATTGAATTTATGTACTCCATATGATTTACGATATATAATAGCTAATGATTTCGAATTCTATGCCGTCGAAATATAAATATCATGACAATATTATTGCAATTTGGTGTATACCATAATTGTGTTTAAGTAATTACTTTTTGTATGCAATATATTTTCTTGTTAAATAGTAGATGTACGGAAATGATAAGATAATCTAATTACttaccaaaatatataaatgaattatttagaTAATACTTATTAAGTTGATCATTACGATGTTTCCACACTATACAGGAGTATAACTTTGGTTATTTAGATAATATTAAGTTGATCATTACGATATTTTTCTAAACATCAATCGAATACTTGTGGTGTTAGACAAGTATTTTGTGGGTGCGTTTTGTTTTTCAAGTGGCAGAAGAATAAAAATGTCTAACTTGttacaaaattgaaatttgtgaatataactgaattttttttaaatatcagCAATCATAGAACTATGTTTATGCATACTTCCTtagtccataaaaaatagacaaagttaTAAATGGCATAAGTTTTAATGTTtagttggtaaagtaagagaaatagagGGAAAAGACAGtggaaatagtgttagtggttTGTGGAGTTCACATTTAGAATAATGTGTCAAGTTATTAtttgtttaaaaattttcatatttaaaattggtctaattttgatgaacaccataaaataaaaaagtagtctattttttttatagacgGTTGTAGTATGATTTAGGTTCATCCAATATTATTACGGAAATAAGTAGTACTGTAATCGTTGCAAATGCAAACAATTCATTCAATCACCAAAATTGCTCAATACAAtagatatttatatatacataaaaaataTCCAATTTTAAGAAGTAAAATTTCATACTATATGAATAAATATTGATTGTATAAGTGAATACTTATTTCTCGAAAATGTCTACaaggaattttcaaaattttgtctCTATATATGTCAAAATTCGTGGCATGCCTATTAAGTTTTCttgcatttgaaatttgaatgtaTATGCACTTTGTTATTGATATATGTCAAAATTCGtggcatatatatatatatatatatatatatatatatatatatatatatatatatggttgcgTTAAAgacagaaccattcttaagtgtagaacctagaactctacatattttattcattggatgaggaaaaaatgacggtcaagattaaaaatcatacatattagactatgttttcacgacattccggactcaacatgtgaaaaaactcacatgttgatggaagaatgaatgaaacgaagaagagtccatgcatgcattattttttcacttctctgcattcacccattaataatagttttggttgtaatgggaagttgttgtgcaaatcaacacgattggattaaaagatctaacgacctccgtttggcatttgttctacgtttaagaatggttctaccttgatcacaatcctatatatatatatatatatatatatatatatatatatatatatatatatatattttgttgtGTCCTTTTCCATTTATTTATACACCAACTTTCTTgtgattttcataaaaaaatctgATCAATTTAAACACTATGTCTCTCTATGTTCTAAGTTAAGTATATCAATTCtattggcaattgaaacataaaatgaatataaaaatatctcacatcgatgtacacaaagagcttaatccattATATAAGTCGCATGTgcctctcctcctatcaccaattggttttaggatggaacccatggatttctattaCGAATTTAAACATAATGAAACGTTCATGCCTGGTTGAGTTGTGAAGATATGAGATAACGCGTCTCGATTATGTAATAAAGGTATAGGGTGTCATTTTCATGAATTATTGAGCAATGAAGAATGACCACATTTTAGTGCAACTTAGTTCACTAATATTGGAATTGCTTTATCATTAATAATTTCATATCCTTTCTTCattgtatataaatatattatccAACTAGAAAAGGTATAGTCGTGTGTGTAGATAATGGTGTTAGGTCAGTTTGATTGCCGCACTTAAAGAGGGATGAGATAATGAGATTTTTCCCTTTTTGAGGTAAGGATGAGTTGTTTGTAAATAATACAGGTGGTCAATTAAGATGATTTTTGTGTAAGATAAAACTAATATCACATTTTTCCACTATGGTATGTTcatgatttaaaattttagtactccTATTTTTTTTGGAGGAAATGAACATCACTCTCCAATAAATCATTATATTCGTCGTCGCCTTGGACGTTGCCCATCCGACGTTCTTCACCCCCACCAACCTCGTATCCGAGCATGTCGGTCAAAAATCGGTTACAAATTGAATAGACACGGACAAAATCGGCATAGTGGTGCATCCAAGGTGAGCAAGAGAGGAAGGTGGAGAAAGAGAGATTGTGAAGGCCAACTAAATCATCTCACCAAATGTTGAGATTGATAATGGGATATAAGAGTGAAAAGCTACTATAGAGACCGGCTTAGACGTGGGCCGAGTTTGAGTATCGAGCTACGATTAGTGCAGAGCTGAATAATCGAACAAGCAATTAAAGAAGGAAAATGGGTGTAGTCGAGGCATGTGCAGAAACCGAATTGAACCATAGTATTACcgacatatttgaattaaaTCGCTCAATCTTACCATCCAATAATACTACttgtcaatttttaaaaaaaaactacaataTACAATCAAATAAAAGGGCATAAAAATGTAACGGTGATATTTAATTCAGTAAGCCAAATGCAACAGGAAATTTAATTTTGactggaaaaataaaagaaaactcTAATATCAAAATTCATATTTCTTCCATCCCTAGCCAATTAAACAGGATGTCACTTTTTCGAacgatttttttgttttctaatAGCTAAATtaagatatttatttttatatagtactatacACTCCATAATTATATAAAGTTCAAGTACAATTTCAATATTCAACAATCagtcaaataaaattaaacccACTAATTAAAGACGTATGGTTTAATCTCAAAAACAGTTTGAACATCATCATCAACTCAATTAACCCAAACTATTatgaacaaaaaattaaaagttggaTTATGGttcaaatcaatcaaaattaACCAGCACTAACCACTGATTTTCTTCTCCGCATGAATCGGCGGCAAAGGCGAAGAATTCCGGTCAGTTTTCCGTAGCCGGAAGATAAATACGGCGCCGGAAATCGCCAGCAGCGCGACGCCGGTCAGCCCGCACACCGCCGTCGCCACCAGCAACCCCAGCCGCACGTGATCTCTCCTTGACTCGTCACGTGCTCTCTCGCCCGCGCGAGCTCCCAGCCACGTGTCGCTGATGTTCTTCGCCTCCGGCAGCTGCACGGTCGCCGACGACGTCGTTTCGCCGAAGAATGCCATCATTTCCTGCTGCTCGTAGGCGCCGCCGTCTCGCGGCGGCGGCGCCGACGAGCCCTCCTGGAACTCGAGGCCGTGGTCCGACGGCCGGAGGTCCCGGGCGGCGGAGCGGCCGAGGAGGGCGGATAGGGCCACCGCGGCGACGAATTGAAGGAGGATTTTGTTCATTTTTGGGAATTGGATTGGACGATAAAATGAGATGAAATGAGTGATGGGAAATTGGGAGTGTTGATTGTTTTATTCGGTTTTTCTGTAATATTTTGTGATTATTAACTGcagtaaataaattataattatcagGTTTTGGAAACTGGACTCGTGAATTCTTGTCGGAGTGGAACAAAATGGGATGAAGACAGAGCAATTATTGCGTGAGTAAATAGCTACACACTATGTGAACGGTGAACCTACTATTTacttcaatttaaattataagtACAGTAAAAAACCATTAGTTTggattaaattttgatttatcacgttattatataaaattaatggaaaaatTATAAAGTATATTATTAGAGTATATATGTCTTTAACTCAATCGATGTTAAACAGATATATTCTTATTATGAAAATTCGGATAAacatataaattcaaatttcgaTTGTTATATGACGCATCAAATACGGTTTCACTCAAATCAAATCCAGTGGTATATCTTTGAACAATTTTAAACTTTATGGTTTTCTAATcgaatttaaaattataaaaaagactagaatttaatcaaattttatgattttcttGCTATCTACACATTTAATGAGTGagttgtctatcactcattggTTTGTAGAGTTTAATTTAAAAAGTTTAATTGATTTTTTCTTCAGTGAATGTAATTGTAACtaattcttataaaatctaTCACCTGCAGCACCTTttttactacctccgtccctgaaaatttatctcatttttccattttcgtccgtcccccaaaatttgtctcatttcactttttaccattttttatagtggactccatatttcactaac
This region includes:
- the LOC121746099 gene encoding uncharacterized protein LOC121746099 is translated as MNKILLQFVAAVALSALLGRSAARDLRPSDHGLEFQEGSSAPPPRDGGAYEQQEMMAFFGETTSSATVQLPEAKNISDTWLGARAGERARDESRRDHVRLGLLVATAVCGLTGVALLAISGAVFIFRLRKTDRNSSPLPPIHAEKKISG